The Duganella sp. BuS-21 sequence GGCCATCGGCGGCGGCTACGATCTGGTGGTCGTACAATTGGACAGCACCGGCCACTCGCTCGATCTGAGCAGCTACCTGAGCGGCGGCGGCAAACTCATTTACGGCAACTGGATGAGCACCGACGACGCCACCGTGGGCGTGACCCAAGGCAGCGTCAATCAGTACGGTATGCAAATCACATCGGCAGCCCTGTCCGCCGGCCTGAGCAGCGCTACGCAAGCGCTGACCAATCCTACCTATGGCATCTTCTCACGCGAGCTCGACGGCGCAGTGAGCCTGGCCACGCTGGGCTCCTATTCCGGCATCCTGCAAACCTATAACGACCAGATCATCGTCAACGGCTTCCTCGGCGAAACCATGGCGCTCACCACCGACGAAGTTCGCCTCTATCAAAACGAAGTCACCCTGCTGATGGCGCCGGTACCTGAGCCCAGCACCTACGCCATGCTGGGCGCGGGCTTGGTCCTGCTGGGCGTCGCCGCCCGCCGCAAACGCTCCGCATAGTCGGCCACCGCCTCGGGTGCCGTTGCGCATCCGGGGCGTTCAGATATTGATATGCTGCTCGATCACCGCATCGAGTGCGCGCACATCGTCTTCATCATCGAGTTGCTGGAAGTCTTGCGCAATGGCCGACAACTTGCTGCGCAAGAAAATCTCCTCGGCCACCGGACTGGCAACCTCAGCGCGCCGCATCATTCCCTCCCGCAGCTTCAGCGTCGTAGGAAACACCTGGACCGACCAGGCGCCCAGCCGCACGCCGGCGTACAGCAGACGCGCCTGTTTCAGCTTGCAGCCGCCGGCAAGACAGGCATAGTAGAACATGCGGTCGGCCTCATGCCGGATCACGGTCGGGTCATCACACGCGACGTCATGCACAATGGATGCGCGCCGGTAATCATCGGTGTAGGGACTGCCGACGGTCGACCACAAAAATTCCGGAATGCTGGCGCCGTTGACGATGGAACCGGCCGGCGCAGACCACAGCTTGCCGCCGGGGTCCTTGAACCAGAAATCTTCCAGCAACAGCATGTCGCGGTCCTTGCCGGCCGCGTTGATCAGCCACTCCGTCTTCGGGTTGCCTGAGAAAAAACCATGCGCCATGGAGGTCTCCCCTATATCAAATTGAACTATCGCGTGCGTGCCTGGTACTGGCTTGACCTGTCAGGCGCCGCAATTGATCTTCCACGGGACGCCGAAGCGATCAATCACAATTGCGTAACAAGGCGACCAGAATGTTTTCTGCGGCGCGAGCACAACCTGTCCGCCGGTTTGCAGCGCGTTGAAGAACAACCTGACCTTGTCCTCCGAATCAACGCCCATCAGAACGTAGAAACCTGCCGGCTTCGCATACCTGCCGGAGTCGACATCGGCACCAGCCAGTTCGACACCGTCTATGCAGATATTTGCATGAACAATTTTCTCCGAGTCCGACTCGGACTTCGCCGGAACCGGCGAGTCCCTCACCTTCAACATCGTCCCGATGCGTCCACCGAGATGTTCAGCGTAGAAGCGGAAAGCCTCCTCGCATTGTCCGTCGAAATCGATATGGAATGACATGCTCATATCAGGTAGCTCCCTTTAGCGAATAGCGTCAACATCGAAACGTTTTACCCATGCAAGGCCCGATCCACTCATCACCTCCGTGCCTAGTTCAACATCAGCATAATAAAACTGGGGCGGCAAGATTTTCTGTTCAACCGCAAAATGGGTCAATTTTACAACATCGAATGAGCCCTCCAAGGAGGATGCCTTTGCCCGGAAGTTGTCAGCCAAACAGAGGTGGCGACTGGCGACGCTATGTCGGCCGTTGGTGACTATCGCCAGCTCGTGCAATATCCGCAAACTGCGCAAGCCCGCATGACTCACCGGAAGCGGCGATGGCGCCTGTGGAGGCGGAGCCCATGGACAAGTACCCTGCTTGTCAACTCCTTGCTCGCCTGGCTACACTTCAAAACGCAAAAAGCCCAACCGGTGAAGGCTGGGCTTTTATATATTCTGGCTCCCCGACCTGGACTCGAACCAGGGACCTGCGGATTAACAGTCCGTCGCTCTACCAACTGAGCTATCAGGGAAAAGAGGCCGTACTATATACGGCCTGCTTTCAGCTGTCTAGGCTGAACGACGATTTTTTAGAAACCGCCGCGGAATTGCACGCCAAACTGGCGCGGTTCGTTGACGAAGCCGGTCAGGTTGTTGAAGTCGATACCACCGATGAGACGCTCGGTGTTGGTGATGTTACGCGCATAGCCGGCCACTTCGTACTTGCCGCCATCCCAGTTGTAACCCACGCGCAGACCACCTTCCACCAGGTTCTTGCCGGTGAATTCCTTCGACTCGTACAGGAAGAAGTTGATCTTGCTGCGGTACGACCAGTCGGTCAGCACGAACAGGTTGCCTTCGGCCAGCGGCCAGTTGTAGCGCGCGCTGGCGTTGACGATGTACTTGGCAGCCTGCGGCAGTGGGTTGCCGTTGATCGAGACCAGGCCGTTGGCGCCAATCGGATCGGTGATCGTGCACTGCGCGCATTTCGCCACGTACAGGCTCGGATCCTTGATCTCGGTGAAGTTGTACGAACCGCTCAGGCTGACCTTGAAGTCCGGGGTCAGGAAACCTTCGATCTCGCCTTCGACACCGCGACCGGCGGTCTTGGCGGCGTTGATCAGCTTGGTGACGTTGGAGTTGCCGCCGACCACGGTCAGCTGCTGGTTCTTGACGTCGTAGTTGAACACGCTCAGCGACGCGCGGGCGCGGCGGTTGAACAGGTCGGCCTTGACGCCGGCTTCAAACGAGGTGATGGTTTCCGCATCGGCCACAGTAATCGGCACCGACGCCGACGCAGCGGCGATCGACGGCGCGCGGAAGCCGGTCGCTACGCGACCGTAGGCGCTGACGTCCTTGTTGATCTTGTAGGTGCCGCTCAGGTCCCAGTTCGCCTTGTTCTTGCTGACGTCCACCGACTTCGGACCGATCTGGGTCACGTTCCACGATTCGACGGTGCGGAAGTCTTTTTCGTCGTGGGTGTAACGTACGCCGCCGCGCACCGTGAATTCGCTCGACACGTCATAGGTCACCGAACCGAAGGCCGCGTAGGCGGTGTTGTTCTGGTGGCTCATCAGATGCGAGGTCTGCAGCTGGGTGGTGCTGTCGAAGTTGTCGCTGGCGCCGTCGCCGCTTTCCTTGAAGTAGTACACGCCGGCCTGCCAGTTCAGCGGACCTGCGTTCTTCGATTCAACGCGGAATTCCTGGCTGTACTGCTTCAGCTCGGGAACGCTGCCGGCGGTTTGCACCTGGAAGGGAATGAAGCCGGGACCGGTCGGCGTGCCGCCGTCGATGTCGCCACGGGTGTAGTAGTTGTCGATGGCTTCGTAGCCGGTGATCGAGAACAGCTTGACCGCACCCAGGTCCCAGCTCAGGCGCGCACCGGCGCCGTTGGTGCGCAGGTTCTGGAAGTTCAGGCCGTTGGTGTTGATCTTGGTGAAGTCGTAGCCGTCAGCCAGATCATTGGTGCCCTTCTTGATGGCGTTGGCGCGGAACAGGCGCGCGCTGCCGTCGGTCGAGCGCGCGTGCACGTTGAACAGCGCGTTGAAGGTGGTGCTCGGCTTGTACAGGAATTGCACGCGCTCGGCGTGTTCGTTGTAGCCTTCCAGCGCATCGGTCTGCTTGGTGAAGGTGTTGTCGACGAAGTCGTCGCGGTGCTGGCGCAGGGTCGCCACGCGCATTGCCCACTCGCTCGACAGCGGCACGTTGACGGCCGCTTCCAGGTTGGTGGTGTTGTGGCTGGCCCACGACAGGCTGTAGTAGCCTTCCATCTTTTCCAGGCTCGGCTTGGCCGATTCAAACTTGACCACGCCGGCCGGGGTGTTGCGGCCGAACAGGGTGCCTTGCGGGCCGCGCAGCACTTCCACACCGGCCACGTCGAAGACCGGGAAGCCTTTCAGGATGCCGTTTTCTTGCACTACGTCGTCATAGATCAGCGACACGGGCTGCGAAGCGAAGGTCGAGAAGTCGGTGTTGCCGTAGCCGCGGATGTAGAAGCGCGGGAAGGTACGGCCGTTCGACGATTCCACGTTCAGCGAAGGCACTTTGCCCGCCAGGAAACGGATGTCCTGGCCGCCGGACAGCAGCACGTCCAGTTTCTCGTTATTGAGCATGGTCACGGAGACCGGCACATCCTTGATGTTTTCCGCGCGGCGCTGGGCCGTCACGGTCACGGTTTCCAGCTGCGGTTCGGTGGCGGTTTGCGCCAGGGCGGTACCGATAGGCATCACGGCGCCCAGCGCCAGCAGGCGCTTGTGCATCTTCGACAGTTTGATCATTCAATTTCCCGATTTAAATGTAGTGCAAAGAGTTAGAAACAGTTGTCTCCTGCTTTCTCTTTTATTGTCACCACCCGCTCATCTGTCGTGACCGTGGTAGCGCGTGGCGGCCGGTTGGCGCACGCGGTAGCTAGCAATATTGCACCGACTTTTTTGAAAGGCGATATTCTCATTGATTGATACCATGTATTGCAAGCTGAATATAAGCCAAACTACATTAACGGTTGGAAATTCGGCTAAGCATATGTAAGAACTGAATAATCAGTGGCTTAGGCGCGCCGCGCCGCCAGTCGAAGCACCATGGCGGCAAGCGCATCGGGAAGACATCGGGCACAGGAGGGACGTGGCAATTGTAGGAAAATTGCCACAAATGCAGCACGGCCAGCGCGAGGCTGGCCGTGTGGGGAGGAGGGAAAGCCGGCCTTACATGCCTAGCGATTTCAGCAGTGCATCGGAGTCGCTATCGTCGGACGAGACACTGGACGAACCGCCGCCACCGGCGCGGTGGGCGTCGCGCTGCTGCTCGTCGAGCAGGGCGTCCGGATCGTCGATTTCGCTGGCGTCGAAGTCATGCAGGCGGATGAACTCGGTGCGGTCGATGGCCAGTTCCAGGTAAAACACATTGCTGGTTTCGGTGTAGAAGCTGACGCGGCGCATTTCCGGGCGGTCCAGCGGCGTATCGACGCTCAGCACGATCTGCTTGTTCAGCACCAGCATCTTCGGCTGGTTCTGGGTGATGTTGGTTTGCAGCTCGCGGCGGATCTTGCCGGTGAAGTCGCCGACGATCTGGTTCATCAGTTCGCCCAGGATGTTGGACACTTCGTCCGAGGTGTGCGAACTGGCCAGTTCCGACTTCGGCATGCCCATGTGCAGCATGTAGCGCTCGTAGATCTCCATCGCCGTCTCGGCGGCAAAGTTCAGCACCACCAGGCCGGTAAAGCCGCCGTCGAACAGCACGAAGCAGCCGATGTCCGGCTTCAGGCCGATCTTGGTGATACGCTGAACCATGCCCGAATAATGCACCTTGCTTTGCGTTGCCACGTTCAACACCCGGGTGACCGAGTTGCACAGACTCACCAACAAGTCTTCGGTGCCGTAGACAACCCCTTCGTTTTCGCTGCTCATAATTCCTACCTCTACTCGAATTCTAAAGATGAAAGCCTGTTTCCCCGGTCAAAATTCTTGCCCAAGAAATATGGTTCAGAATACCGAGTGGCAAGATTCCCGTCCATAGGATTTGCGTATTTGTGCGAGATTTTGGCGCAAAATGCGCATCCGTGCGTCCGGCCAGGGGCTTCCAAACGCCGCTGCGGAAGATAACCTGCTTGACGCCCCCGGCTGGAAAAGTGACAATCAAATGATTGCGCTATCCATTTAATAAAAAATTTGATGGTAATACCATCGAAACAGGCCGGAGACATGATGAATCAAACCCTACCCAACCCTACGGGCAAGCTTTCCCGTCTGGAAAAGATCGGCTATAGCCTGGGCGACCTCGCCGCCAACCTGATCTTCCAGACCCTGCTTACCTTCATCGCCTTTTTCTACACCGACGTCTACAAGATTCCGGCCAACGCGGCGGCCACCATCATCTTCATCGGCGGCCTGACGGGCGCCTGCTTCAATCCCATCATGGGCTTGATCGCCGACCGCACCGCCACCCGCTGGGGCAAGTTCCGCCCGTGGCTGCTATGGACCGCCGTCCCGTTCGGCCTGATCTCCATCCTCGCCTTCAGCACGCCGGACCTGGGCGACAATGGCAAGATCATCTACGCCACCCTGACCTACCTGGCGCTGCTGCTGATCTACTCGGCCAACAACCTGCCCTACTCGGCGCTGAGCGGCGTGCTGACCGGCAGCATGCAGGAGCGCAACAGCCTGTCGTCCTACCGCTTCGTCGCGGTGATGGTGGCCCAGTTGATTATCCAGGTGCTGCTGCTGCCGCTGGTGCTGATTCTCGGCGGCGGTGACAAGGTGGCCGGCTTCCGCAACACCATGATGCTGTTTGCCTTCGCCGGCACCATCTGCTTCCTGGTCGCCTTTGCCACCACCAGCGAGCGCATCGTGCCGACCGCCGAGCAGCGCTCCAGCATCGGCCAGGACTTGCTCGACCTGATGCGCAACAAGCCGTGGGTGGTGATGCTGCTGCTGACCATCATGGTGTTCATCACGCTGGCCCTCAAGGGTGGCCTGTACATTTACTATTTCAAGAACTACCTGAGTGAAGCGGCGTTGGCCGTGTTCCTCCAGGACATCGGCTTCATCGGCTTTATCGAGCACCTGAACGGCGCGCTCAACAGCATCGGCCTGACCAAGTTCCAGTGGCCGGAAGATCCCGCCACCTCGGCCTTCAGCCTGTTCAACGGCGCCGGCATCCTTTGCATGATCATCGGCATCGGCTTCTCGAAGTCGCTGGCCGACCGCTTCGGCAAGCGCGATGTGTATGGCGCGGCGCTGCTGGTGTCCACCTTGTTCATGCTGGTGTTCTACATGTTCTCGCCGTCGTCGATCGGCCTGGTGTTCGGCGCGCAAATCCTGCACGGCTTCTTCTACGGCATCACCATCCCGCTGCTGTGGGCCATGATCGCCGACGTCGCCGACTACTCGGAATGGAAAAACAACCGCCGCGCCACAGCGTTGCTGTTCTCGGCCATGATCTTCGGCCTCAAGGCCGGCCTCAGCATCGGCGGCGCGCTGGTTGCCGCGCTGCTGGCAGGCTATGGCTACGATGGCGCCCAAGCCGTGCAGCCGCAAACGGTGGCGGACGGCATCCGCATTTCGATCAGTCTGTATGCATCGCTGCCATTCCTGGTCGGCGTCGGCATCCTGTACTTCTACGACATCAACAAATCGGCCGAACGCACGATCGAACTGGATCTGCAAGCCCGCCGCGCTCAACCCACCGCATAAGGCCATATCATGTCCGAACAACTGACGCCAGCCGAACAACAAGCCCTGCTGCGCGCCATCTCGCAGCCGCTGGTTTCGCATATTTACACGGCCGATCCGTCGGCCCACGTCTTCAACGGCAAGCTCTACATCTATCCATCGCACGACATTGAAGCGGGCATTCCCTTCAACGACAACGGCGACCACTTCGGCATGGAGGATTACCACGTGCTGTCGATGGACAGCCCGGACGGCGCCGCCACCGACCACGGCGTCGCCCTGCACGTCAAGGACGTGCCCTGGGCGGAGCGCCAGATGTGGGCGCCGGATGCCGCCACCAAGGACGGCAAGTACTACCTGTACTTCCCGGCCAAGCGCGCCGACGGCATCTTCCAGATCGGCGTAGCCGTCGGCGAGCAGCCGCAAGGCCCATTCACGCCGGAACCGACCGCCATCGAGGGCAGCTATTCGATCGATCCGGCGGTGTTTGAAGACCAGGGCCAGCACTATATGTACTTCGGCGGCATCTGGGGCGGCCAGCTGCAGAAGTACCGCGACAACAGCTACGCCGCCGGCAACCAAGAGCCGGCCGACGACCAGCCGGCGCTGGGCGCCCGCGTGGCGCGTCTGACGCCGGACATGAAAGGCTTTGCCGAGGCGCCGCGCGAGGTGGTGATCCTGGACCAGAACGGCCAGCCGCTGACGGCCGGCGACCACGACCGCCGCTACTTCGAAGGCCCGTGGATGCACAAGTACCAGGGCAAGTACTACTTCTCCTACTCAACCGGCGACACCCACTTCCTGTGCTACGCGGTCGGCGACAATCCCTACGGCCCGTTCACCTATCAGGGCCAGATCCTGACGCCGGTGATCGGCTGGACCACCCACCACTCGATCGTGGAATTCGCAGGCCGCTGGTTCCTGTACTACCACGACAGCAGCCTGTCGCAAGGCATCACCCACCTGCGCTCGGTGAAGGTGACGGAATTGTTCTACGACGAAAACGGCCGCATCAAGACCATCGCCCCCTACGGCACGTAAGTAGATCCCGCAACATGCCTTGCCGCAGTTGCGGGATTTTTATGCCGGCGGCAGGTCCGGCGCGGGCGGCGCCACCCGCGGCATGCGCAGGGTGAAACAAGCGCCCTGTCCCGGCTCGCTGTCGACCCGCACGCTGCCATGCAAGGCGGTGGTCACCTGGTTGTACACCACGTGCAATCCCAAGCCGCTGCCGCCCTGCCCCAGCCGGGTGGTGAAGAATGGATCGAATACCCGCGCCAGGTTGGCCGGCGGGATGCCGACGCCGTCATCGCTGACACGCACCTCGATCCAGTCATCCTCCTGCAGCCGCGCCGTGATGCGGATCTGCCCCTGCATGCCGTCCGGAAAGGCGTGCACCAGCCCATTGGTGACCAGATTCAGCAGCGCTTGCTCCAACGGCCCCGGATAGCTATCCAGAACTATCCCGTCCGGCACATCGCAGCACACCTCATGGCCGCTCTTGCGTATCACATTGCCCAGGGTCGCCAGCGCCTCGCCAAAGGTCCGCTTCAAATCGAATTGCCGCCGGCGGGCGCTGGACTGGTCCACCGCCACCTGCTTGAAGCTGTCCACCAGCTCCGCTGCCCGTCCCAGGCAATGCAGCAGGATGTTGGAGCCCTGCATGATGCCGTCGATAAAGTCGAGCATGCGCTTGCGCGTCACGCCGGCTTCCAGCTCCTTGGCGATAGCCTCGGCGTTGCCTTTAAGCGTGCTGGCGGCCATCAGGCCGTTGCCGATCGGGGTATTGAGCTCATGCGCCACGCCCGCCACCAGCTTGCCCAGCGCCGACATTTTCTCGGCACGCAGCAATTCGCCCTGCATCGCGCTGACCTGGTCGAGCGCCGCCCGCAGCTCCGCATTGCTTTGCGCAAGCGCCTGGTTGGCGCTGGAGAGGCTGGCATTGCTGACGATCAGCCTCTGCTGCTGCTCGATGATCCTGAAATCCGCCTCGATGGAGCGCTTGATTTCCCATAGCAACTCGATATAACGCTGCTGGTACTGGCGCTTTTTGCTATCGAGCACGCAGATGGTGCCAAACACCTCGTCATCCGGCCACACCAGCGGCACACCGAGATAGGAAATCATGTCCAGCGCGACATCGGGATTGCTTGCCCAGCGTGCATCCTCCAGCGCATGCGGCACCTCCAGCAAGGAGCGGGTGGCCATCACCGTTTCGCAGTACAAGCCGGTGTTCAGGTTGGCTTTCTCACCTTCCTCATATGGATTGCCCGGCGTGTGACTGGCGACCAGCACCTCGATCTGCTGCGGCCACACGCGCATAATCAACCCGGCCGGCACATCTAAGATGCCCGCCATCACATCGGCAGTTTGCTGCCACTTGCGCAAAAATTCATCGGGAACGATATGCTGCTGGTCCATCTCGGCACCCTCCATGATGCAGAAGCACCAATGTTAGGCTTTTTTAGGCAACATTTGGGGAATAATATGGCTACAAAACAAAAAACCCAACCGGATTAGGGCTGGGTTCTTGGCATGCTACAAAATTCTGGCTCCCCGACCTGGACTCGAACCAGGGACCTGCGGATTAACAGTCCGTCGCTCTACCAACTGAGCTATCAGGGAATTGAGGCCGGAATTATAACGGCCCGATTCGCTTTTAGCTAGTATCGCGAGCGACTTTTTTATGCCGACTATTTGCGAGGGCCACGGAAAGAAAGCCAGTCAGTGATCATTGGCTTTATTTCAATTCTGACTCCCCGGCCTGGACTCGTACCAGGGAACTGCGGATTAACAGGTCGGCGATCCTGAAAAGTGTCAATCTATGGGCAGCGCAGCATGATGTCCGTTGCGGCTCTACTTGCGAAACTCGCCCTGCACCGCTTGCACCACATCCGAGTCCGAATCAACTGCCTCGATGTGTAACGTTTCAAACTCCGGCATCACACTCAGACGATCCGGGAAGTGGTCGTTCCCCCAGACCAGTACCAGAAAATTTTTGCCCGCTGCATTTATCAGTTCGTTGAACTTTACAAAGCGCGACAAGTTGACCATCGATAAAGACTTGCCGGTTTTCACCTCAATCACGACTCTGCTTCCGTCAGGTCTGCAAACCTCAAAATCAGGCTCATAACTTATCAGCGATTCCCCGCCCGGCACCTCCGGAATCTGAAGTCTCGACCCCATCAGCACTTCATACCCTGGCGGAAGCTGCTCCAGGCCTCGCAAGACTTGCTCCTCCGCCAGCGATCGCGGCGACCGCTGCAGAATGGATCGTTGCTCGCTCATTTCGACTCCTTGCATTTCCAATTTTCCGCACTAAGGGCAGCAACCAGTGCATCCAAGAATGCGCCCACGAAAGCGGCAATCAAACCAATTTGAGCCGACATGAGAGCCGGAGTTCCCGCCATCAAGAACGAGGCAAAAAAAACCGTCACCAGCGCCGGGACAAATTTGCCAATAAATCTGTCTTTCAGCGCCTCCCACCACCTCGCGGCAGTTGACATTTTCTCCCCACTCAAAATGTCGATATCAGAACCGTTTAGCGTCACCAGAATGGAGGCGCTTACCCGACGCAATTTCTGAGCTTGCGTGGACAGCTGCCTTGCTATTCGCACACATTGTGCACGGATTTGGGAAACCGACTTGGCGAAAATGTTAGCGACCAATGTATCCGTACCCAGCATGAAATACACGATGTTGGCCCGGTTAGATATTTGCTCCGCGCAAAGCGCACTCGTGGACACACTCACCAACGACGTCCCGCTCACGGCAAGTTACACTGCAATAGCAATAGGGGTTTTCAACGTCAGCGTTAGCGTTAGTTCACCATACACCTTATTGTTCTCCCTTGTCAGACAGATTTCGACATGTAAAGCCGTGCGGATAGGCCAGCGGCGATGAGCCAGCATAAACTAACGGCAAATGTAAATTGAAAGCCCAGACAAGGACTCCAAAGGGCGAAATTAGCTACACAGGGAACATAACATCTTACTCATCTGCAAAAAAACACACATTGTCACGAGTGAGAAGACATTGATGAGGGCCATGCCCCAATGCAAAAAGCCCAACCGTGAAGGCTGGGCTTTTCTGTGTTCTGGCTCCCCGACCTGGACTCGAACCAGGGACCTGCGGATTAACAGTCCGTCGCTCTACCAACTGAGCTATCAGGGATTAGAGGCAACATTTTATACTGTTTCTTTCGTACCGGCAAGATACGATTTACTGCGGTATTTCATGCTGCCTTTCGTATCAAGCTTTGCAGCTCAACGCGAAGAAACAAGATTTTAGAGCACTTCGGCGATGGCGTCAATAACGATATCGATATTACGCGAGTTCAACGCGGCCACGCAGATGCGGCCGGTGTCGACGGCATAGATCGATTTCGCGCGCAGCTGCTCCACTTGCGCCTTGCTCAGGCCCGAGTACGAGAACATGCCGACCTGGTCGCGCACGAAGGCGAAATCATGGCCCTTGGCTTGCAGCTTGACCACGAAGTCTTCGCGCATGGCCTTGATGCGCACGCGCATCGCCGCCAGTTCGTCTTCCCACATCTGGCGCAGCTCAGGGGTGGTCAGCACGGTGGCCACCACCTTGCCGCCGTGTACCGGCGGGTTGGAGTAGTTGGTGCGCACCACGCGCTTGAGTTGCGACATCAGGCGGGCCGCCTCTTCCGAGCTGGCGGCCACCACGCTCAGCGCGCCCACGCGCTCGCCGTACAGCGAGAACGATTTCGAGAACGAGTTCGACACCAGCAACGGACCGCCGGCTGCGGCGAAGCGACGCACCACGGCGCCGTCTTCGTCGATGCCCGCGCCGAAGCCCTGGTAGGCCATGTCCAGGAACGGCACCAGGCCGCCGGCGGTGACGGCGGCGATCACTTCATCCCACTGGGCCGAGGTCAGGTCGGCGCCGGTCGGGTTGTGGCAGCAGGCGTGCAGCAGCACGATGGCGCCGCGCGGCATGGCTTGGATGTCGGCGATCATGCCGGCGAAGTTGACGCCGTGGGTGGCCGAATCAAAATAAGCGTAGTTATTGACTTTAAAACCGGCGCTCTCGAACAGGGCGCGGTGGTTTTCCCAGCTCGGATCGCTGATGTAGACGTCCGAATCCGGCGCGAAGCGCTTCAAAAAGTCGGCGCCGATCTTCAGTGCGCCGGTGCCGCCGATGGCTTGCACGGTGACTGCGCGCTTCTCTTGCAACACAGCGCTGTCGGCACCAAATACCAGCTCTTGCACCGCCTTGTCGTAGGCAGCCAGGCCTTCGATCGGCAGATAGGTGCGCGGGCTCGGCGTGGCGATCAGGATTTCTTCCGCTTTCTGTACGCACGATAGCAGCGGCACTTTACCGTTGTCGTCATAATAAACACCGACACCCAGATTAATCTTCTGAGGATTCTGGTCGGCGTTAAAGGCTTCGGTAATACCCAGGATAGGGTCGCGTGGTGCCATGTCGATGGCGCTGAACAAGCTAGGATTCGTCATGATAAGATTGGATTCGATTGGAAGCGGTTCGCAGCAGAGATGTATAGACAGCGCCCTTAAAATACCGACTTCAGGCCGCTGGCAGGCCGTTATTCTAACAAAGGTCTGAACAAGATGGCTGATTTACCTGTAGCAGAATTCCCCAAGGCAACCGTGGTGACGTTCCCCGATTCGCCCTTCAAATTACACCAGCCCTTCCCGCCCGCCGGCGACCAACCGGCCGCGATCGACCAGCTGTGCGAAGGCATCGACGACGGCCTGTTTTTCCAGACGCTGCTGGGCGTCACCGGTTCCGGCAAAACCTACACCATGGCCAACGTGATCGCCCGCAAGGGCCGTCCGGCCATCGTCTTCGCGCCCAACAAAACGCTGGCCGCGCAGCTGTATTCCGAGTTCCGCGAATTCTTCCCGGAGAATGCGGTCGAGTACTTCGTATCCTACTACGACTACTACCAGCCGGAAGCCTACGTGCCGCAGCGCGACCTGTTCATTGAAAAGGATTCGTCCATCAATGAGCACATCGAGCAGATGCGCCTGTCGTGCACCAAGTCGCTGATGGAGCGGCGCGACGTGGTGATCGTGGCCACTGTGTCGGCCATCTACGGTATCGGTAATCCCAACGAATACCACCAGATGATTCTGACCTTGCGCGCCAAGGATCGCGTCTCGCAACGCGACATCATCGCGCGCCTGATCCAGATGCAGTACACGCGCAACGAAGTCGACTTCGGACGCGGCACCTTCCGCGTGCGCGGCGATACGCTTGATATTTTCCCGGCCGAGAATGCCGACCTCGCGGTGCGCCTCGACCTGTTCGGCGACGAGCTGGAATCGATCCAGCTGTTCGATCCGCTGACCGGGCGCGTGAAGCAGAAGATTCCGCGCTTCACCGTCTATCCAGGCTCGCACTACGTCACGCCGCGTTCGACCGTGCTGCGCGCGATCGAGACCATCAAGCTGGAGCTGCGCGAGCGGCTGGAGTTCTTCCGCAAGGAAAACAAGCTGATCGAAGAGCAGCGCCTGGAACAGCGCACCCGTTTCGACCTCGAGATGATGGCTGAAATCGGCTTCACCAAGGGCATCGAAAATTACTCGCGCCACCTGAGCGGCGCCATGCCGGGCGAACCGCCGCCGACGCTGGTGGACTACCTGCCGAAGGACGCATTGATGTTCCTTGATGAGTCGCACGTGCTGGTGGGGCAGCTCAGCGCCATGTACAACGGCGACCGTTCGCGCAAGACCAACCTGGTGGACTACGGCTTCCGCCTGCCA is a genomic window containing:
- a CDS encoding PEP-CTERM sorting domain-containing protein, which gives rise to MKLGKFTRKIMLASFASMAMASGASATNVLLFDDFIYANDVWGTALAGLGVNVTSVTDDSAFNAAIGGGYDLVVVQLDSTGHSLDLSSYLSGGGKLIYGNWMSTDDATVGVTQGSVNQYGMQITSAALSAGLSSATQALTNPTYGIFSRELDGAVSLATLGSYSGILQTYNDQIIVNGFLGETMALTTDEVRLYQNEVTLLMAPVPEPSTYAMLGAGLVLLGVAARRKRSA
- a CDS encoding TonB-dependent receptor, translated to MIKLSKMHKRLLALGAVMPIGTALAQTATEPQLETVTVTAQRRAENIKDVPVSVTMLNNEKLDVLLSGGQDIRFLAGKVPSLNVESSNGRTFPRFYIRGYGNTDFSTFASQPVSLIYDDVVQENGILKGFPVFDVAGVEVLRGPQGTLFGRNTPAGVVKFESAKPSLEKMEGYYSLSWASHNTTNLEAAVNVPLSSEWAMRVATLRQHRDDFVDNTFTKQTDALEGYNEHAERVQFLYKPSTTFNALFNVHARSTDGSARLFRANAIKKGTNDLADGYDFTKINTNGLNFQNLRTNGAGARLSWDLGAVKLFSITGYEAIDNYYTRGDIDGGTPTGPGFIPFQVQTAGSVPELKQYSQEFRVESKNAGPLNWQAGVYYFKESGDGASDNFDSTTQLQTSHLMSHQNNTAYAAFGSVTYDVSSEFTVRGGVRYTHDEKDFRTVESWNVTQIGPKSVDVSKNKANWDLSGTYKINKDVSAYGRVATGFRAPSIAAASASVPITVADAETITSFEAGVKADLFNRRARASLSVFNYDVKNQQLTVVGGNSNVTKLINAAKTAGRGVEGEIEGFLTPDFKVSLSGSYNFTEIKDPSLYVAKCAQCTITDPIGANGLVSINGNPLPQAAKYIVNASARYNWPLAEGNLFVLTDWSYRSKINFFLYESKEFTGKNLVEGGLRVGYNWDGGKYEVAGYARNITNTERLIGGIDFNNLTGFVNEPRQFGVQFRGGF
- a CDS encoding DUF3334 family protein, which produces MSSENEGVVYGTEDLLVSLCNSVTRVLNVATQSKVHYSGMVQRITKIGLKPDIGCFVLFDGGFTGLVVLNFAAETAMEIYERYMLHMGMPKSELASSHTSDEVSNILGELMNQIVGDFTGKIRRELQTNITQNQPKMLVLNKQIVLSVDTPLDRPEMRRVSFYTETSNVFYLELAIDRTEFIRLHDFDASEIDDPDALLDEQQRDAHRAGGGGSSSVSSDDSDSDALLKSLGM
- a CDS encoding VOC family protein, whose amino-acid sequence is MSMSFHIDFDGQCEEAFRFYAEHLGGRIGTMLKVRDSPVPAKSESDSEKIVHANICIDGVELAGADVDSGRYAKPAGFYVLMGVDSEDKVRLFFNALQTGGQVVLAPQKTFWSPCYAIVIDRFGVPWKINCGA
- a CDS encoding DUF1353 domain-containing protein — its product is MAHGFFSGNPKTEWLINAAGKDRDMLLLEDFWFKDPGGKLWSAPAGSIVNGASIPEFLWSTVGSPYTDDYRRASIVHDVACDDPTVIRHEADRMFYYACLAGGCKLKQARLLYAGVRLGAWSVQVFPTTLKLREGMMRRAEVASPVAEEIFLRSKLSAIAQDFQQLDDEDDVRALDAVIEQHINI